From one Bacteroidia bacterium genomic stretch:
- a CDS encoding ATP synthase F0 subunit B, with product MDIQQAMYPNATLFIQAVLFLVFVALVRSLLIKPYSQVIEERESIAQRNMEEALKLREEAQKYVEEANAILEKGRKGSHNIVEEARRNAEKIRVEILTKVESETQEEILKAVEEIRKSLEEEKRKMEERVREVAELIATKVVEEAA from the coding sequence ATGGATATACAGCAAGCTATGTATCCTAACGCTACCTTGTTTATACAGGCAGTTCTTTTCCTCGTGTTCGTGGCTCTTGTAAGAAGCCTGCTGATAAAGCCATACTCTCAGGTTATAGAGGAAAGGGAAAGCATTGCTCAGAGGAACATGGAAGAAGCGCTCAAGTTAAGAGAAGAGGCTCAGAAGTATGTGGAAGAGGCTAACGCCATATTAGAAAAGGGAAGGAAGGGCTCTCACAACATAGTGGAAGAGGCAAGAAGGAACGCAGAGAAGATAAGGGTTGAAATCCTCACCAAGGTGGAATCCGAAACGCAGGAGGAGATATTAAAAGCTGTGGAAGAAATAAGGAAAAGCCTTGAAGAGGAAAAAAGGAAGATGGAAGAGAGGGTAAGAGAGGTAGCTGAGCTTATAGCCACTAAAGTCGTGGAGGAAGCGGCATGA